The following proteins are encoded in a genomic region of Actinomycetes bacterium:
- a CDS encoding glycosyltransferase family 2 protein: MSGARRSRPRPLRGDSPKPTVSIVVPCYNYGRFLPSCVESCVGQTDVDVDVIVVDDASTDGSDSVAAALAAHDDRVQVVQHERNLGHIATYNDGLERVTGDYLVLLSADDLLVPGALSRAVSLMETWPTVGLVYGHPLLFEDRLPVPRTVARSWTIWPGAEWIAKQSRRATSIIYSPEAVVRADVQREVGGYRSDLPHTGDMEMWLRVAAVADIGRVNGADQAFRREHPASMMATTFAGELVDLEERRRAFDEFFNGPGHDIPGGGQARAVAYQALARQALELACVLNGKGASHNVAELVAFARDVFPGLERLRVWRELEWRRRVASDGEAFAALRRGVYDVKRDVEGRVRWRRWYWSGV, encoded by the coding sequence ATGAGCGGCGCACGGCGCAGCCGGCCCCGGCCCCTGCGAGGCGACTCACCGAAGCCGACCGTCAGCATTGTCGTCCCCTGCTACAACTACGGAAGGTTCCTTCCCAGCTGCGTTGAGAGCTGCGTCGGCCAGACTGACGTGGACGTGGACGTCATCGTTGTCGATGACGCTTCGACGGATGGCTCAGACAGCGTCGCCGCGGCGCTGGCCGCACACGACGACCGCGTTCAGGTCGTTCAACATGAACGGAACCTCGGTCACATCGCCACCTACAACGACGGGTTAGAACGGGTCACCGGCGATTACCTTGTGCTGCTTTCGGCGGACGACCTTCTGGTTCCCGGAGCGCTGAGCCGGGCGGTCTCGTTGATGGAGACGTGGCCAACAGTCGGTCTGGTGTACGGCCACCCGCTCCTGTTCGAGGATCGGCTGCCGGTGCCCCGTACGGTCGCCCGAAGCTGGACGATCTGGCCGGGGGCCGAGTGGATCGCCAAGCAGAGCCGACGAGCCACGAGCATTATCTACTCACCTGAGGCCGTGGTGCGGGCCGATGTTCAACGAGAGGTGGGCGGATACCGGTCCGACTTGCCCCATACCGGCGATATGGAGATGTGGCTCCGCGTTGCCGCCGTCGCCGACATCGGTCGCGTCAACGGGGCGGACCAAGCCTTTCGACGGGAACACCCTGCCAGCATGATGGCGACCACATTCGCGGGGGAGTTGGTCGATCTCGAGGAACGTAGGAGAGCGTTCGACGAGTTCTTCAACGGGCCGGGCCATGACATACCCGGGGGGGGACAGGCTCGGGCTGTCGCCTATCAGGCGCTGGCACGCCAGGCACTCGAGCTTGCCTGCGTGCTGAACGGGAAGGGAGCCTCACACAACGTCGCCGAACTGGTCGCGTTTGCGCGTGACGTGTTTCCTGGCCTCGAGCGGTTGCGGGTGTGGCGCGAACTTGAGTGGCGTCGAAGGGTGGCCTCGGACGGAGAAGCGTTCGCTGCGTTGAGACGCGGCGTCTACGACGTGAAGCGTGACGTTGAGGGTCGTGTGCGGTGGCGTCGGTGGTACTGGAGTGGGGTGTGA